Genomic DNA from Parasteatoda tepidariorum isolate YZ-2023 chromosome 3, CAS_Ptep_4.0, whole genome shotgun sequence:
GATACAGTTGCAGTAGAATTGttccaaataattttactgtaaaaaaaaaaaaaaaattatattatgtataaaaaatttataccacagtaaataaaatgcaactCATGATTACTTTTTTCTATAGAAGAAAGGTTTAAATCCAAAagcaaagattattttttttcaaattgtccCAAAAAAGCAACAATTTTGCTTCGTCAGACCAACTGTAAATCTTCCCAAAATGGATGGCAGTTCGCCAGCTAAAAATTGACTTATGCATGTTTAGAGATGGAGTGTAAGTGACAAAATAATCCCTACACTGAAATATTAATCGAATAGGCaaagaatttctctttttgctgTAAGcctaataatgtaaaaaatctaatttgttaatccatgttaaaaaaatatatataaattcatgcTATTTAAATCCATACAAAATTGATATTAAGTGCAAGATAAGGCACATAATagtttacaaaacattttaatgatacattatttttttccctagaGTATTTTGGGCAGTGAAGGACTATCCCTTCAATTAAGACACATTGTGAGCCACTTATTATGGTATTGCAGTCACTTAACCTCTGAAAAACTTCTTCATGAGATAATCATACTAGTCGGATACTTCACCATTCTAAATTCTGAAAATCAGGTACAATTGGATATCGATTACtctaattacaattaaaaaataaccctATTCAAcagttttgaatgttttttaaatttttttagtcaataATACAAGCTGGTCAGAGACCGACTGTTCTTCAACAATTATGCTGCCTGCCATTCCTTTATTTCTGTGATCCTGAGTTGACTGATGTACTTTTCCCTAGTTTAATTGCTTGTTGTTATAACAATCCTTCCAATAAGGAAATTCTTCAACAAGAAATGTCATCGGAACTTCTGTCCAACTATATTGAggtagttttatattttatttacaagaaagGCACTGtcttgattttctttttgttttgctgtacattcaatttttagaacatttaacATTTGTTGTTTCTTGCTCTAAAttctcacttaaaaaaaaaaaaaaatcagtttatgcattattttagatACCATTTTGAATGTGATCACAAACTTTTGCAAGTTTGTGACCACATTCACTGGAACCagaagttattttatataaatgtgtcTGGGTTcctttttattagatttttagatttacttttgtttcgattaaaaatgttctcacataaatgaaaattgtgtttaatttaaaaccaaaaacaatgttttccattctaattagttatttacactgaattatttctaaatataaatatttgcttaatgcAAGTGAACATGTTTTTAagtgtctaaaaatatttagaaggtattttaaatttttttagtactttcttatttattagtaattcaCTTTAACTCTATTTGGACTATACACTGCATGTCTTGCAGTGTATAGTCCAAATATTGTTAAAGTTTGCATTGTATAGTTGTTGGACTATACACTGCTTGACAGTAAACATTCAGTGCATcagtactaattttttaaatgttttttttttccttcttagaTGAAATACTTAAATTCTGAGGATGATAAGCCAAAGAGcagtgagtttttatttttaataaaattgaaactttaaaaagaaatgataattataaaaagtattaagaaatatcttctttttcaGAAACTTCTGATATTGGCTTTAACAGATACTGGTCTTTTTCTCTGCGAATTCCAAAATGCTACTGGCTTCcggcaaaaaattattttgcgatTGAACAAGATCAATAAGTTAGTAATTTTTCATGCCATAATAGAAAATCTACTGGGCATTGTAAAACTCCGCAATATATTTGAACCACTTAAATAAGCTGCATATTTTATcttcatatatttcaaaatatttatagtgttttttttatcagtttgcttgtttaaaatgaataattttttttaataatgaaaagctataatattctcattttaagattttgttcCACGTCTTTGTATGCTATTCGTTTTgcctgaagaaaaaaactcagtAACTTTTATCTGTTTCATTTAGATTGTTTCAAATATCCAAGGGATGCCTtggaagttttttaaattaattacttaacacCTTTTAGAATTTCTCTGTGTCAAAACCctgtaatttaaatgtttgtaacTCCTCAATCTCtgagtttttattattgataattttagagaccatattttatttaatgtggttgttttcatttttcagaaatgctaaaataaaattatgatatgggcttattaatagtttaatttaacaggttaatttgaaattcttaaacTTTACAAAGTCGCCAACTGAATTtaggaaacaaaatttcttttaattttgaatatgatattaaaaagtACAAAGGCAATtagatcttttttaattatacatttgcatattaaaatatttactagcaTAGGTTTAATCATGGAAATTTAAGACTATTCTGTAGCATATTGAACACTATTTTTATGCTGTTTCTAGCAGTTTTATTCCATtgctatttatttgaaacaatcagtatttattaaaaaaaaaagtcttgaaTCATGAtagcagaaaatttttataacgaaATGATTTGATTGGAGTTTTTTGTAACAATAATGTGACTAAATAAACTTGTGTTTGTAAccaagataaataataaatgggataaataattgttagtttACATTTCCCtactatattaataaaacttatattgtACCTATAGAAGTGTCATACTTCTTTTGTTATATCTTTTATCATttgtttgtatatatatttgttaatcaGTCTAAATAACCCTATTGTTCACATCACAATTAATACCAATTCAGAATACTTTTTTGTgctttctaaatataatttatcttttatcatttgtttgcatatatatatatatttgttaatcaGTCTTAATAACCCTATTGTTCACATCACATTTAATACCAATTCAGAATACTTTTTTGTgctttctaaatataatttatttttaactgcagCTCATATTATTCAGAAAGGAAATAAGAAGTTAAAGtacttgtttaaatttgaacatcatttaatatctatttaatgtgtgaaatgcattatttcatgcaaaatagtTGCATTTATCTTCAGTTTGagaagcatttcttttttctttaaaatgtagttCACATTTAAAACTTAGCTATATTCTTGTACATATTTAGGCTGCTATATGATAGAAAGCTAGTAACAAgtgttatatttatgtataaatgtagatgctttgaaagtttattgtatatttttctaaattagtgTTCAGAGATGCCAATTTGTTTGTGATCTTTATACCGAGTGATACATGTAGTTTACaaagttatattaaatgttcttaaaaaaaattgtcttatttttttctggttaGTTTTACTGTCTTTTCAAGTtaacacttttaataattaatacttgAAAGAACCAAATTCTCCAGATTAAGACTTTTGTAAGTATTAACCTTCTCTCTTtggtaaatattgttttatgatGCCTGCaatctgatttaaaagtttaaggCAATCAGTAAGTTTTTGtatttgcagtaatatttaagaTTCAATACCTTTGTAGTTGCAAATAAACAGCATGCATGATAGAGTCAGTGTAGTTAAtctgttattaataataaaaatgtaattaggtTAAAGTGattcttttagaatttataacatttaatggttattaattgtGAATGAAGTTTGttcaatctaatttatttcaatgcatttGACTAGATTTCTAATAAGCATGCGTAATGGTAAGTGATTATGGTAAAGGGTTACCAGCGAAAACAGCTACAAAGTGGGGGTTACTTGTTTACTTTGGATGCATACACCCACCCCACTCTTTGTTTGCATTGTTCATTTGTTGTAGGTATACTTGGCGCTAGAGGGAGTTAATTCTTTTTAcgctttttgttttttcaaggccttgaaacttaaaaacacaCACACCAGTGTAGAGTATACTGGTGTGTatactgaagagccaaaaaaactggtataccttcttaatatcgtgtagggcccccgggagcacgcagaagtgccgcaacacgacATGGCAtagattcgatcaatgtgtgaagttgTGCTGAAGATAATTGACGCCATGAATCCTGCaaggatatcttctgaacatcacgttgcaaggcatccAAAATATGTTCAAGTCTGAGGATTTTGGTGGCAGCGGCACTCTTCTGAATTTAGACACTTCCGTTTTCCACCAAAAGccccagacatgaacattattgaacatattttggATGCCTTGCAANGTTCAGAGATGCCAATTTGTTTGTGATCTTTATACCGAGTGATACATGTAGTTTACaaagttatattaaatgttcttaaaaaaaattgtcttatttttttctggttaGTTTTACTGTCTTTTCAAGTtaacacttttaataattaatacttgAAAGAACCAAATTCTCCAGATTAAGACTTTTGTAAGTATTAACCTTCTCTCTTtggtaaatattgttttatgatGCCTGCAATCTGATTCAAAAGTTTAAGGCCATCAGTAAGTTTCTGtatttgcagtaatatttaagaTTCAAGAACTTTGTAGTTGCAATTATATGGCATGCATGATAGAGTCAAtctgttattaataataaccatgTAATTAGGTCAAAGTGattcttttaagaattaatcacgtttaatggttattaattgtGAGCGAAGTTTGttcaatgtaatttatttcaatacatttgaCTAGAGATTTCTAATAAGCATGCATAATGGTAAGCAATTATGATAAGGGGTTACTAGCGAAAATAGCTACACAGTGGGAGTTACTTGTTTACTTCGGATGCATACACCCACCCTTTGTTTGCATTGTTCATTTGTTGTACGAAGACTTTGTGCTAGAGGGTTTTGATTCTTTTTACACTTTGTGTTTTTTCAAGgcctttaaacttaaaaaaaacacacacacacaccaGTGTAGAGTATACTGGTCAAATATATGCTAGATAATGGCACTTAACCTAAATAACATCAGTTTAGGGTGAAAcgagcagtggcacttaaccttaaaaaaacatcagtgtagagtATCCCGAGCAACGGCTCTCACTTCTCTTGATTTATCggactattaaaaataaagaaagatgtATTTCAAATTAGCTGACCGGTCTGTGTAGGGTCCGGGAACTGGCTTTGCATCAGAaaagttctgggttcgaatcccagggaagCTAATATgatgcccctgaaagagtggccaacaaatcttgCACTTCAGGCGCCTGTATGACGaaaaggtcattctccaggtgggctttgggaaaaaaaatttttaatcaaaattttgttgaaaaatcaaGATTGCTCCCCTCTCACcattcatctttattttatatacattccAGCCCCTTTCTTTTTCTCAAACACtctcaataataaatatttaatcacaatttttttcctaaacgCAGTTGAGGGAGGAAACTTCACTTGTAGCTAAGGTATGTGTGAATAgagttttatattgttattttgccttaaagaatataatagaggaaaatgtgttaataaatttgaattaatccttaaaaaagaataaatatttttcttttaaccctATATAAGAATAAAGCAAATGTTTTCCAATCACATGTATGTTAATTACTGATTAGAAAGTGGTTAAAAAGAGAGtcaaataatacaataaaatattttattacaaaatattaatttaatacaaagtgttaactgtaaatatgaaaacatttacTGAGATATACGTACTTTTCATGTACAAAATGAACAAAAGAACTGATACTgatcaaatacatattttttacacttaaacaTGAGTTGTAATAAGCAACAAAAATTCTTCATTGATTACTTaagtaaaatttctcaaaagccatattaattgattaaattataaattttctgattattttgaattctgaagagaatataaataagtagaaacatatacataaatttatattgtaaatggtagtatgagaaataaaatgtttttaatcatcGTACTATTAacacaataatatattttttaatttcgtgaaaaatgtatgattaacattgtataataaaaatagcagagcatgtaatttatttgttgatataCTGATCAATTTTTCCAGACATTTCAGGTATGGCTTTAAACAAATCTGCTACTAATCCAAGATCTGCTACTTGAAAAATAGGAGCTTCAGGATCTTTATTAATAGCTACAATAGTTTTAGAGTCTTTCATTCCGGCCAAATGTTGAATGGCACCAGAAATTCCTACAGCTATATATAATtcctataaaaataacaaaataattcttataacaCAGAACTTATAAATATGTTACTGgcaaaatggaaaatgttgACATTTCATACAATGCTAGATGGTTTTAGGCAAAGTACGAAATATTCAGGGAttgaacatttataataattttggagcagaaaaaatgtgttttggaACAAAGTTTGATTTTAGGAGCAAATAGTCTTTATATTCATCGcatggcatttttaaaattaaatttttgagcaCATAAATTAACATTGTCATAGCTGGCAAGTGTACAGATTTTATCGGAACGGTTCCGATTTTTATGCCTTGTTCCGATCATACGATTTTGGGTCAAAATGTTCCGATTTTTCATCATAgcgtaattttttcttttactctaTAAAGCGATCCATGTCCGATTGGCGAAATCCAATCAAGTCGCGTTATCACTTAGCTCCGCCTCTAGCTCCATTCGTATATTTGATGACATATGTACTGGTCGCTTCACAGACACCAAGAGGAAATTTTAGCTTCCTGACTCCTTCTCTTTTACTAGAAACCGTACCGGTGCTGAATGTTTACTCGGAACACATCTCTTCGATTTGAGTTTAGCTTTGAATGTTTTTCCACGTGGTAATctgaaaaaatgtcaaaaattcgGAGAAGTCAGTGTTTTTGCGACAATTATAGTGAAGAATttgatttcatcaaaaaatcaaGGAAGGGGACATCGTACACATTATGTATTGCTTGCAATACAGATATTAGTATAGCACATGGCGGAAAGTGTTATATCATTTCACATAGGATAACAGCTAAGCATGCTACCGCgtatacaaatatgaaaaagtcGGCAAAAATTTCCGATTTTGTGTCGTCAACTATTGATCTACAATCAATTAGAAGCGAACTATTGTTCACAGGATTTCTCCTTGAACACAATATTCCGTTAGCTGCTGCGGACCATGCATCAAAGTTGTTTTGTGCGATGTTTCCAAATTCtctgaaggtaaaaaaaaaattgtgcggGAGAACGGAAAATAGTTACTTGGTTcaagaaataacaaataataaaaaagctgaaGACTAATGTGTTTAACATAGCGACAGATGGGAGCAATGACTCGTCGGACAATCAAATGTgtaatataatcaataataattgttaCATTAAATCTTATACAGTTACAATTATACAAACATTTAGTGTAAAGAAGTAAACTTTAATGTTGCGACCGCGTGAAGTGTTCCTATTTTTTTCCCTGGCAGGTATGCATTGTATATTATACTAGCTGAATACTCGTTCTTTGTAAAGTAGGGATGCaaaacctttttgagtgaagagccacttgcacagcaggtaGATTAAAGGGCCGCATGCATATTTAGTCTTGTtagcaaatattataattctttattattattatttttttgctgtttcaaAACCaaagaactataaaaaaacaacagGTAATTGCTTATATATTTGTGCTAGGTTATTATTCTGGTTAATCTGATTACTAGATCAGATTTAATAAcccattttatgtatttcttattgaagaaaaaaaaatatatgaaacttCTTGTTGCACCAATTACTTTCAACTGATACTAACAAGGTTCCcacttaatttcagaaaaaaaaaaaagactttttctgGTACAtcaggaaaattttaatgtaaatcgagaccatattttatctatatcaTGCACTTTTTCAGTggaaaattgtgatttttttaaaatttgttacgtaaaatattagattttgcaagcaaaaaaataaataaaattgaatgagGATGGGAACACTAAAAGTTTCACTACAATGTGGAATTTATCTAATAATTGTAAttgatgttagaattatttaaatcaaatctcaATAACTGGTTACTGTTAATGGCAATTCAAAGACTGATCATTTTCCAGGTatgatgaaggaaaaaaaatgcaacctTCCCTGCCTatagtcaaaataaatttctagacAATTCTAGGTTTTCCCGGTTCTCCTTGACCGGTGGGAGCTCTGActaaaataaaccattttcattccaaataaaagttttaaatgatcaTACTTCTTTTTTGCAACTTTATTTGGTATAGTATATAATACCTAGATAACgggtataatatttatttatgtcataCTGTTGATTTGataccttaaaataatattattgctGGGTTACCAAAGCAATTCAtttagaaaccttttttttaaattgctttttaatttcagtaactataaaactatcttttaatatttacagtaaagaAATTTAGCAGCAATAatacaaaaagttaatttgtaTTACAAAATGAAGAAAGCTAACAGAGGTACTTTGGAATCATAGGACCCATGTTTATTTAAGGTATGCATATTAGgcttttgatattaaaaagtcctttgaaataatataggaattttaaaatatttgattaaaaaattttacaaagttttattttatgcatctCACTTAAGaatcaacatttaaattatattaattaattgttgaatatgagcttaataataatgaaatattagatgaaaatacatataaataaagatagaaatcatgaaaatttataaaaacttacagGAGCTACAATTTTTCCAGTTTGTCCTATTTGCATGTCGTTAGGAACAAATCCAGCATCTACAGCTGCTCGAGAAGCTCCTACGGCAGCTTTTAATTTGTCAGCAAGATCATACAATATCTTGAACTGGTCGCCACTTTTCATACCAcggcctgaaaaaaaaaaaaaaacataaattaacattttcatcacttgtttaagcatttcaaaaaatctggagtaaattaaaatttcaaaaattaaatttaataataatgtttattgtGCAAAAGTTTGAGCTCAAATATAACAACCTGACGctgattgttaaaataaattgtatgtagaaagaaaaaaaaaaaggttcctAATAAAGGTTAAAGAGTTTGAAATGTTACACacattttcatttaacatttcAGTTTGtgcttcaaatgaaaaaaaaaaaaaaaNaaaaaaaaaaaaaaaaaaaaaaaaaaaaaaaaaaaaaaaaaaaaaaaaaacatgaattaaaaaatatttcttttacatcaGCAACTCAAAATTAAAGTCTGCCACAGTCTTGTGACATAAACgttatttaatatagaaaactAAGTGCAGGCAttgtattcttaatttaaaatttgcaaattttactatatattaaaaagttaactacaactagtatttagaaattaaaatttgccattaaaacaaattatggaGTAAAaggttataataatatattacatattgTTATCTTACATACATATCTACATATGGTTATGTAGATTTTCAACttaatgttaaacatttttaacactgAAATTCACcaactattttactttttaaaatgtctgaaaaaaaaaatgctaatgaaattgagaaaaaaaaacaagctatggggtaattttataaataataacttattttttataaaaattaatatattattttttaaagataagttatatttttaacacatattaaaattcttatgttGAGCTACtactaaaatttaacaaaaagatcATACATAAATCAGACgcttatgtaataaatataaataaaaagacattaatgaaaaaatattattaaaaccacAGTGCAAAAACTTCAAGATcacaataatcttaaaaataaccagatgattattattgtaataagaaaacttttaacaaataattggATGTGTTAAACGGTAAACGGATGTGTAAACtaatggattttatttattagataaaaaattcaaacattccaaattttttcacttGTATAACACAAATTGCAGTAAGTATACTTTGTAATGATTtgcattttgaagaaaaatatttaagaaagaaatttacctCCAGAAATAACTCGTTTTGCACTTGTTAGTTCAGGTCTTTCACTTTTTGACAATTCTTGGCTCACCCACTCAGacacttcatttttaatatcacaATCAGGGGCTGAAATAAGGGAAGGAAACCAAATAATTAAGCTGGCaacttcacaaaataaatttataaactgtaatgctacaaaaaaaaagttgatgagAACTTAATGCATTTCTTATTGGCACAATACCAGACGGTATGTTACATtgctaagtaatttttttcaccactggacaacaaaattttaaattagaaaacatttttgagaTGGCTCTTGAATAATAatggagaaaatttattttttataaccaattttcataattattatacagttttccttcattttttattaaaagcagcatgtaaatttacattataaaaactaCAGTTTCCATTGCTAAAAATAAGAGATTAGATATAAAAGGTAATACTTAAGGAAACTTGtacaatttaaacatatattaatcattaaaaactattattaatataagtAAGTAGCTATTAtttcattagttattttatatctaGAATGCCATTTCTagtgatttttttatcaaaaaaaatctcaattatttcaaattctgtACACgcagaaaattaacattttctataTCATTGCTATTGCAGTTTTATTGGATTTTAGGAAAAAGCTGCATGAAAATTTACATCATAAAAACAGCAGTTTCCgttgctatttaataaaaatgagagaCTAGATATAAAAGATAATGCTTGAGGAatcttttacaatttaaacataatatgaataattaaaaactattattaatctAATTAAGTAGCAATTATTTCATTAGTTAGAGTGATTCTTTAATGaaagaaatctaaattatttcaatttctgtaCACACAGAAAATTAGTACagagtttgaaataatttagatttacaCAGAACATTTTCTACATCATTGCTATTGCAGTTCTATATTGGATTTtaggttaataaaattaatccatATTCAGTCATAGTAATTCTATAATTGGTTTTAATATGTAacataaagtataaataattgatttaatatatattccataattctcaaaattttgataaaacattttgacagatttatttattaaaaaaaaaacatttattgagaatactataactattttaatatagagtctatttttctccttcttcaatatacaactaaaatatttattgttattgacaaaattttcaaacaatacataaatgtattttatattcaaaaatcaactttgaaatttacttgaaaaaaaagtggcagttatttaacttcaaagagtactattattttccttatacaaaattttttaaacaacaacttaattttaataattcttttaaaaaaataaatttttcaaaagcacTAACCTTTTTCAGAAGGAGCTCCACTTCCACTTAAATCACAAGCAGAAAAATTTGTTCCACGTATGGTTAACAACTTTATACTATCTAAAGCTTTAAGTGTTTGAATagcatttccttaaaaaaataaataaattagagcatatgatttcaaattttcataccaaattaattcaaattcaataatCTTTACTGAaccaattattaatataaacttttaacttagaaaaaaaatatttttgaaatctaaggAATTGATTCTAAATaacttagttaattaaaaagcaacggcataaatgttttgttttacagttactaagaaagtaaaaaatatttgaataaaaaatatagcatatttcaataattaaaatacgtgCTAGACATTGCAATAAAGGAATAATTAGAGCTTTAAATTGAACAGTTTTAAACCAATagactaattaataaatatgcaataaataaaaacttactatCAATCTAAGTAAGTTGGCTAAAAAGATCAAAAAGCAACAACATAAATGTGTTGTGTACAATTTAAgagaactaaaaatatttaagaaaaataattttaataattaaaacttagatattgtaatgaaaataattaaaactttaaattgcaaaatatagaattaaaagaataattgctGATAACTTATCTTCTTTAAAGATATTgccgattaaaaaataataattatggagaaaaaaaaaatgttataaaaagaaaagaagtaaatatttaatttactagaaTTTAATCAAGCTTGTAGTTTTTGCTTAATTCATCAGTTTCTCATGAAAAAAAGgttcttgaaaaaagaaaggaaattcaACTATTCTCATTTCTGCAAGAatacaaattcatttaaaaaaaattcaaatttaaaaagaaaaaccaattcattttaatacttagtATGTAACTAAAGTTCACTTTCaagctattgaaaaaaatgctggaaattATGTTTAAGACACGTtgcaataaacataaattacagTCAGGTAAATTGCTATCAATTCAAGGGTCTCTGTGAAATCTGAATTAAggatttaattcaaaataactagggaagataaaaaagctgaaactaatgaaaaaattagacAGTAAAAgtggaaaagaaaaagtttgatattttgaatatactttactaaagcaataaataataaggagtaaaaaaaacattttatttaatgcctGATTATATGTTACTATAAAAGTATCAAATACCAGATGATAAGTAAAACAGAATTCAAAAGCTGCTggttgattaatatttaattccaacagcttaacttttataaatattgaatacagaaggtttttcagtaaaatataccTGACATTCTTATCTAGCAGACATTaactaaatatacttttttaaaaataaaatctgatgcATTCAAgtgtatattttatacatatttatggaaaaaacaaataatttatatattgttagatattataaactttaatcattattataaacCTATAAAAAAGTTCCACATTTATCGAATTAATTAGTagaaat
This window encodes:
- the LOC107456066 gene encoding electron transfer flavoprotein subunit alpha, mitochondrial isoform X2 codes for the protein MLSVSRSQLNKASFSILRRFKSTLVIAEHNDGKVIPITFNAITAAKQLGNEVTVLVAGAQTSSVVSEVSKASGVTKVLMAENEAFKGLLPESLTPLILATQKQFSFSHIVAGASAFGKNLIPRVAAKLDVSPISDVIAIKDTDTFIRTIYAGNAIQTLKALDSIKLLTIRGTNFSACDLSGSGAPSEKAPDCDIKNEVSEWVSQELSKSERPELTSAKRVISGGRGMKSGDQFKILYDLADKLKAAVGASRAAVDAGFVPNDMQIGQTGKIVAPELYIAVGISGAIQHLAGMKDSKTIVAINKDPEAPIFQVADLGLVADLFKAIPEMSGKIDQYINK
- the LOC107456066 gene encoding electron transfer flavoprotein subunit alpha, mitochondrial isoform X1, whose protein sequence is MLSVSRSQLNKASFSILRRFKSTLVIAEHNDGKVIPITFNAITAAKQLGNEVTVLVAGAQTSSVVSEVSKASGVTKVLMAENEAFKGLLPESLTPLVLATQKQFSFSHIVAGASAFGKNLIPRIAAKLDVSPISDVIAIKDADTFIRTIYAGNAIQTLKALDSIKLLTIRGTNFSACDLSGSGAPSEKAPDCDIKNEVSEWVSQELSKSERPELTSAKRVISGGRGMKSGDQFKILYDLADKLKAAVGASRAAVDAGFVPNDMQIGQTGKIVAPELYIAVGISGAIQHLAGMKDSKTIVAINKDPEAPIFQVADLGLVADLFKAIPEMSGKIDQYINK